In the Oncorhynchus keta strain PuntledgeMale-10-30-2019 chromosome 29, Oket_V2, whole genome shotgun sequence genome, one interval contains:
- the ahi1 gene encoding jouberin isoform X2, which produces MPAGESEARAKTRARFDEVFKRYTEPATLEKKKVKKKKSPDQPEQESIVLQTLKQNLDIVKDLEDDETVHQNTYHADQGSPRFTKNKRREREVTEKVNNNNNGNQDEEEQPTKGKRKSKRELPPAPVQQEDSYIIQIDQTDSTAGNAKTPKSKASLESEDPANIQRRKTKKGNSKGGEEVSEVQGEVAVEAEDELLHEYQKQMAQEEEMATVKKTVHKKSTTDKTNAATQEVVALNNEGAKKKKKKLRSSLDPERETSMIEDLQSSQSDDVTERKRSKEKSQESHQEDDEEDRLESLKSKGKKKKKIKQLVKEESDTEIVETPRRPVFDDNLVLGVYIHRTDRLKTDLLVSHPMVKIHVIDEMTGQYVKKEDSHRPVSSFYEQESVEHILPIITQPFDFKKNKSTVPEWDEQIIFNERFGYFLQDNHEGPRVMLFFEVLDFMTMEEARANVDVDRHERGFRKIAWAFLKLVGTNGVLNIDSKMRLQLFCPPPRGKRQENTIEVVDWWRRYPRSRYTSTLYITVKGLKLPDHVDPSIRSMMALQQERGSTSFSELQSEITRRTITQPLGNKPELRWSRMPGQVCRIPNKPMLSFRGGQMGCFTIRFSHDGRKLAAACADRDAFPIIVYEIPSGKVLAAFNGHLSIVYDLCWSRDDWSLLSSSSDGTVRVWNVQRLQAIAQKVLPHPSFVYCAQYHPTAQGMVVTAGYDCLVRVWRVNVKDVNGLLLQEFEGHKSFINALCFDSEGNRMFSADNVGFIIVWRTSVDDSLHQRPCRHWKIEKEIGESDLSGLPINTLEVHPNGRRLLIHAKDSVVRVMDLRVLAVKKYTGATNYRERIHSTFTPCGSFIFSGSEDGMAYVWNAETGDQVAVYSELCYPTALRGVGFHPHENMVAFCAFGQNQPVHVYLYDRRAAQLEVESLKGHSRSGSADTKMFRNTSDPVTFQDTSGAAMDGFARAARLSMKMQRVKDKLDSVLEPSRSSSAVEHLYEQDKAGMYQMGRSLSQEAGPMSLNSSLPPPSLLSPHSKLQLSSSLGAQFIPQATLTSQNRGFSPVGQHLGRAPSLRLQTSFPDHLSTAIRVDADSLVPVQQTVVSLYDYSATRSDELTVQRGDVIHVLYKDNDNWWFGRLANGQQGYFPATYVAEERDYNDELSQALKAQSALSEQTDLSVPPSERTDQSDGRLTPTKVSAAVVSGELKFISELDTDPEQPAATKVKKKKKKLVKKLEAPSSPPPATFSNPDAPGTSSTKRRAYAAGSRPLPPSPRRGQSNRALEPDT; this is translated from the exons ATGCCAGCAG GTGAGAGTGAAGCCCGAGCTAAAACCAGGGCCAGATTTGACGAGGTCTTCAAGAGATACACTGAGCCGGCTACATTGGAGAAGAAAAaagtgaagaagaagaagagcccAGATCAGCCAGAGCAGGAGAGTATTGTG CTCCAAACGTTGAAACAAAACCTTGACATTGTGAAAGACCTAGAGGACGATGAGACTGTTCATCAGAACACCTATCACGCTGACCAGGGCAGCCCTCGTTTCACCAAGAACAAGCGTAGGGAGAGGGAGGTAACAGAGaaggtcaacaacaacaacaatgggAACCAGGATGAGGAGGAGCAACCAACCAAAGGGAAGAGGAAAAGTAAAAGGGAGCTGCCTCCAGCCCCAGTGCAGCAGGAGGACAGTTATATCATTCAAATCGACCAGACTGATAGTACTGCTGGAAATGCCAAAACACCCAAATCCAAGGCCTCCTTAGAGTCGGAAGACCCTGCGAATATACAGAGGAGAAAGACTAAGAAAGGGAACagcaaaggaggagaggaggtgtccGAGGTCCAGGGAGAGGTTGCGGTGGAAGCTGAGGATGAGTTACTTCATGAGTACCAGAAGCAGATGGCACAGGAAGAGGAGATGGCTACTGTGAAGAAGACTGTACACAAGAAGTCAACAACAGACAAGACCAACGCTGCCACTCAGGAAGTAGTAGCATTAAACAATGAAGGtgcaaagaagaagaagaagaagttgaGGTCGTCATTGGATCCGGAGAGGGAGACGAG TATGATAGAAGATCTGCAGAGCAGCCAGTCCGACGACGTCACTGAAAGGAAGAGGTCCAAAGAGAAGAGTCAGGAAAGCCACCAAGAGGACGACGAGGAGGACAGACTAGAATCTTTAAAATCAAAAggcaaaaagaagaaaaaaataaaacaat TGGTGAAGGAGGAGAGTGATACAGAGATTGTTGAAACTCCTCGGAGACCAGTCTTTGATGACAACCTGGTCCTGGGAGTCTACATCCACAGGACAGACCGCCTGAAGACTGACCTGCTGGTCTCACACCCCATGGTCAAGATCCACGTTATTGACGAGATGACTGGGCAATACGTGAAAAAAGAGGACAG TCACCGCCCGGTCTCGTCATTCTACGAGCAGGAGAGTGTGGAGCATATCCTTCCCATCATCACCCAGCCTTTTGACTTCAAGAAAAACAAATCAACAGTTCCAGAGTGGGATGAGCAGATCATCTTCAACGAGCGCTTTGGATATTTCCTCCAGGATAACCATGAAGGCCCTAGAGTTATGCTCTTTTTTGAG GTCCTGGATTTTATGACCATGGAGGAAGCCAGAGCCAATGTTGACGTCGACAGACATGAACGAGGTTTTCGAAAAATCGCCTGGGCATTTCTAAAG CTTGTGGGCACTAACGGAGTGCTGAACATCGACAGTAAAATGCGTTTGCAGCTCTTCTGTCCCCCTCCCCGGGGCAAGAGACAAGAAAATACCATTGAGGTAGTGGACTGGTGGAGGAGATATCCCCGTAGCAGATACACATCCACCCTCTACATCACTGTGAAAGGCCTCAAACTACCTGATCAT GTGGACCCTAGTATCCGCTCCATGATGGCCCTGCAGCAGGAGAGAGGCTCCACTTCCTTTAGCGAGCTGCAGAGTGAGATCACCAGGAGAACCATAACACAACCTCTAGGCAACAAACCTGAGCTCCGTTGGAGCAGAATGCCTGGCCAG GTGTGCCGGATCCCTAATAAGCCCATGCTGTCGTTCCGTGGTGGTCAGATGGGTTGTTTCACGATACGATTCTCCCACGACGGGAGGAAGCTGGCTGCTGCGTGTGCTGACAGAGATGCCTTCCCCATCATAG TGTATGAGATTCCTTCAGGCAAGGTGTTGGCTGCCTTCAACGGCCACCTCAGTATCGTGTATGATCTCTGCTGGTCCAGAGACGACTGGagcctcctgtcttcctcctctgaTGGCACCGTCAG AGTGTGGAACGTGCAGAGGCTCCAGGCCATTGCCCAGAAGGTGCTCCCCCACCCGTCGTTTGTCTACTGTGCTCAGTACCATCCTACGGCCCAGGGCATGGTGGTAACGGCTGGGTATGACTGTCTGGTGAGGGTCTGGAGGGTGAACGTCAAAGATGTCAACGGACTGCTGCTCCAGGAGTTCGAGGGTCACAAGAGCTTCATCAACGCTCTGTGTTTCGACTCCGAAG GAAACCGAATGTTCTCTGCGGACAACGTTGGGTTCATCATTGTGTGGAGGACGTCGGTTGATGACAGTCTGCATCAGAGACCGTGTCGTCACTGGAAGATTGAGAAG GAGATAGGAGAGAGTGACCTGAGTGGGCTTCCCATCAACACGTTAGAGGTCCATCCTAATGGTCGCCGTCTACTGATCCACGCCAAAGACAGCGTTGTCAGGGTGATGGATCTCagagt ATTGGCTGTGAAGAAATACACAGGTGCCACTAACTACAGGGAGAGGATCCACAGCACGTTCACACCCTGTGGGAGCTTCATCTTCTCAGGCAGCGAGGATGGAATGGCCTACGTGTGGAACGCAGAAACAG GTGACCAGGTGGCGGTGTACTCGGAGCTGTGTTACCCCACAGCCCTCCGTGGTGTGGGCTTCCACCCTCATGAGAACATGGTGGCCTTCTGTGCCTTCGGTCAGAACCAGCCTGTGCACGTCTACTTGTACGACCGCAGAG CGGCCCAGCTGGAGGTGGAGAGTCTGAAGGGCCACAGCAGGTCTGGATCAGCCGACACTAAGATGTTCAGGAACACATCCGACCCAGTAACATTCCAGGACACCTCCGGAGCAGCCATGGACGGCTTCGCCAGAGCAGCCAGACTGTCTATGAAGATGCAGCGTGTCAAAGATAAACTGGACTCTGTTCTA GAACCATCTCGGAGCTCCTCTGCTGTGGAACACCTGTATGAGCAAG ATAAAGCGGGCATGTATCAGATGGGGAGGAGCCTATCTCAGGAAGCTGGCCCA ATGAGCTTGAACTCGTCCCTGCCTCCTCCGTCCCTCCTGTCACCACACTCCAAACTGCAGCTGTCTAGTTCCCTCGGAGCTCAGTTCATCCCCCAGGCAACTCTCACCTCCCAGAACC GTGGTTTCAGCCCAGTGGGCCAGCATCTAGGAAGAGCTCCATCTCTCAGGCTACAGACT AGCTTCCCTGATCATCTGTCTACAGCCATTAGAGTGGACGCAGATTCCTTGGTACCAGTTCAGCAAACG gTTGTGTCTTTGTATGACTACAGTGCTACCCGGTCAGATGAGTTAACGGTACAGCGTGGTGATGTCATCCATGTGCTCTACAAAGACAACGACAACTGGTGGTTTGGACGCCTGGCTAACGGACAGCAGGGATACTTCCCAGCTACCTATGTGGCGGAAGAGC GGGATTACAACGACGAGCTGTCTCAGGCCCTAAAGGCACAGTCTGCCCTGTCTGAACAGACCGACCTATCAGTCCCCCCTTCTGAACGGACTGACCAATCAGATGGGAGGTTGACACCTACCAAG GTGTCAGCTGCCGTTGTCTCTGGGGAACTCAAGTTCATCTCGGAGCTGGATACAGACCCTGAGCAGCCTGCTGCCACCAA agtgaagaagaagaaaaagaagttAGTGAAGAAGTTAGAAGCTCCGTCATCACCACCACCGGCCACATTCTCCAACCCTGATGCCCCAGGAACGTCATCTACCAAGAGGAGGGCCTATGCTGCAGGCAGCAGACCACTGCCCCCCAGCCCCAGGAGAGGACAGTCTAACAGAGCCTTGGAGCCTGATACCTAG
- the ahi1 gene encoding jouberin isoform X1, giving the protein MPAGESEARAKTRARFDEVFKRYTEPATLEKKKVKKKKSPDQPEQESIVLQTLKQNLDIVKDLEDDETVHQNTYHADQGSPRFTKNKRREREVTEKVNNNNNGNQDEEEQPTKGKRKSKRELPPAPVQQEDSYIIQIDQTDSTAGNAKTPKSKASLESEDPANIQRRKTKKGNSKGGEEVSEVQGEVAVEAEDELLHEYQKQMAQEEEMATVKKTVHKKSTTDKTNAATQEVVALNNEGAKKKKKKLRSSLDPERETSMIEDLQSSQSDDVTERKRSKEKSQESHQEDDEEDRLESLKSKGKKKKKIKQLVKEESDTEIVETPRRPVFDDNLVLGVYIHRTDRLKTDLLVSHPMVKIHVIDEMTGQYVKKEDSHRPVSSFYEQESVEHILPIITQPFDFKKNKSTVPEWDEQIIFNERFGYFLQDNHEGPRVMLFFEVLDFMTMEEARANVDVDRHERGFRKIAWAFLKLVGTNGVLNIDSKMRLQLFCPPPRGKRQENTIEVVDWWRRYPRSRYTSTLYITVKGLKLPDHVDPSIRSMMALQQERGSTSFSELQSEITRRTITQPLGNKPELRWSRMPGQVCRIPNKPMLSFRGGQMGCFTIRFSHDGRKLAAACADRDAFPIIVYEIPSGKVLAAFNGHLSIVYDLCWSRDDWSLLSSSSDGTVRVWNVQRLQAIAQKVLPHPSFVYCAQYHPTAQGMVVTAGYDCLVRVWRVNVKDVNGLLLQEFEGHKSFINALCFDSEGNRMFSADNVGFIIVWRTSVDDSLHQRPCRHWKIEKEIGESDLSGLPINTLEVHPNGRRLLIHAKDSVVRVMDLRVLAVKKYTGATNYRERIHSTFTPCGSFIFSGSEDGMAYVWNAETGDQVAVYSELCYPTALRGVGFHPHENMVAFCAFGQNQPVHVYLYDRRAAQLEVESLKGHSRSGSADTKMFRNTSDPVTFQDTSGAAMDGFARAARLSMKMQRVKDKLDSVLEPSRSSSAVEHLYEQVDKAGMYQMGRSLSQEAGPMSLNSSLPPPSLLSPHSKLQLSSSLGAQFIPQATLTSQNRGFSPVGQHLGRAPSLRLQTSFPDHLSTAIRVDADSLVPVQQTVVSLYDYSATRSDELTVQRGDVIHVLYKDNDNWWFGRLANGQQGYFPATYVAEERDYNDELSQALKAQSALSEQTDLSVPPSERTDQSDGRLTPTKVSAAVVSGELKFISELDTDPEQPAATKVKKKKKKLVKKLEAPSSPPPATFSNPDAPGTSSTKRRAYAAGSRPLPPSPRRGQSNRALEPDT; this is encoded by the exons ATGCCAGCAG GTGAGAGTGAAGCCCGAGCTAAAACCAGGGCCAGATTTGACGAGGTCTTCAAGAGATACACTGAGCCGGCTACATTGGAGAAGAAAAaagtgaagaagaagaagagcccAGATCAGCCAGAGCAGGAGAGTATTGTG CTCCAAACGTTGAAACAAAACCTTGACATTGTGAAAGACCTAGAGGACGATGAGACTGTTCATCAGAACACCTATCACGCTGACCAGGGCAGCCCTCGTTTCACCAAGAACAAGCGTAGGGAGAGGGAGGTAACAGAGaaggtcaacaacaacaacaatgggAACCAGGATGAGGAGGAGCAACCAACCAAAGGGAAGAGGAAAAGTAAAAGGGAGCTGCCTCCAGCCCCAGTGCAGCAGGAGGACAGTTATATCATTCAAATCGACCAGACTGATAGTACTGCTGGAAATGCCAAAACACCCAAATCCAAGGCCTCCTTAGAGTCGGAAGACCCTGCGAATATACAGAGGAGAAAGACTAAGAAAGGGAACagcaaaggaggagaggaggtgtccGAGGTCCAGGGAGAGGTTGCGGTGGAAGCTGAGGATGAGTTACTTCATGAGTACCAGAAGCAGATGGCACAGGAAGAGGAGATGGCTACTGTGAAGAAGACTGTACACAAGAAGTCAACAACAGACAAGACCAACGCTGCCACTCAGGAAGTAGTAGCATTAAACAATGAAGGtgcaaagaagaagaagaagaagttgaGGTCGTCATTGGATCCGGAGAGGGAGACGAG TATGATAGAAGATCTGCAGAGCAGCCAGTCCGACGACGTCACTGAAAGGAAGAGGTCCAAAGAGAAGAGTCAGGAAAGCCACCAAGAGGACGACGAGGAGGACAGACTAGAATCTTTAAAATCAAAAggcaaaaagaagaaaaaaataaaacaat TGGTGAAGGAGGAGAGTGATACAGAGATTGTTGAAACTCCTCGGAGACCAGTCTTTGATGACAACCTGGTCCTGGGAGTCTACATCCACAGGACAGACCGCCTGAAGACTGACCTGCTGGTCTCACACCCCATGGTCAAGATCCACGTTATTGACGAGATGACTGGGCAATACGTGAAAAAAGAGGACAG TCACCGCCCGGTCTCGTCATTCTACGAGCAGGAGAGTGTGGAGCATATCCTTCCCATCATCACCCAGCCTTTTGACTTCAAGAAAAACAAATCAACAGTTCCAGAGTGGGATGAGCAGATCATCTTCAACGAGCGCTTTGGATATTTCCTCCAGGATAACCATGAAGGCCCTAGAGTTATGCTCTTTTTTGAG GTCCTGGATTTTATGACCATGGAGGAAGCCAGAGCCAATGTTGACGTCGACAGACATGAACGAGGTTTTCGAAAAATCGCCTGGGCATTTCTAAAG CTTGTGGGCACTAACGGAGTGCTGAACATCGACAGTAAAATGCGTTTGCAGCTCTTCTGTCCCCCTCCCCGGGGCAAGAGACAAGAAAATACCATTGAGGTAGTGGACTGGTGGAGGAGATATCCCCGTAGCAGATACACATCCACCCTCTACATCACTGTGAAAGGCCTCAAACTACCTGATCAT GTGGACCCTAGTATCCGCTCCATGATGGCCCTGCAGCAGGAGAGAGGCTCCACTTCCTTTAGCGAGCTGCAGAGTGAGATCACCAGGAGAACCATAACACAACCTCTAGGCAACAAACCTGAGCTCCGTTGGAGCAGAATGCCTGGCCAG GTGTGCCGGATCCCTAATAAGCCCATGCTGTCGTTCCGTGGTGGTCAGATGGGTTGTTTCACGATACGATTCTCCCACGACGGGAGGAAGCTGGCTGCTGCGTGTGCTGACAGAGATGCCTTCCCCATCATAG TGTATGAGATTCCTTCAGGCAAGGTGTTGGCTGCCTTCAACGGCCACCTCAGTATCGTGTATGATCTCTGCTGGTCCAGAGACGACTGGagcctcctgtcttcctcctctgaTGGCACCGTCAG AGTGTGGAACGTGCAGAGGCTCCAGGCCATTGCCCAGAAGGTGCTCCCCCACCCGTCGTTTGTCTACTGTGCTCAGTACCATCCTACGGCCCAGGGCATGGTGGTAACGGCTGGGTATGACTGTCTGGTGAGGGTCTGGAGGGTGAACGTCAAAGATGTCAACGGACTGCTGCTCCAGGAGTTCGAGGGTCACAAGAGCTTCATCAACGCTCTGTGTTTCGACTCCGAAG GAAACCGAATGTTCTCTGCGGACAACGTTGGGTTCATCATTGTGTGGAGGACGTCGGTTGATGACAGTCTGCATCAGAGACCGTGTCGTCACTGGAAGATTGAGAAG GAGATAGGAGAGAGTGACCTGAGTGGGCTTCCCATCAACACGTTAGAGGTCCATCCTAATGGTCGCCGTCTACTGATCCACGCCAAAGACAGCGTTGTCAGGGTGATGGATCTCagagt ATTGGCTGTGAAGAAATACACAGGTGCCACTAACTACAGGGAGAGGATCCACAGCACGTTCACACCCTGTGGGAGCTTCATCTTCTCAGGCAGCGAGGATGGAATGGCCTACGTGTGGAACGCAGAAACAG GTGACCAGGTGGCGGTGTACTCGGAGCTGTGTTACCCCACAGCCCTCCGTGGTGTGGGCTTCCACCCTCATGAGAACATGGTGGCCTTCTGTGCCTTCGGTCAGAACCAGCCTGTGCACGTCTACTTGTACGACCGCAGAG CGGCCCAGCTGGAGGTGGAGAGTCTGAAGGGCCACAGCAGGTCTGGATCAGCCGACACTAAGATGTTCAGGAACACATCCGACCCAGTAACATTCCAGGACACCTCCGGAGCAGCCATGGACGGCTTCGCCAGAGCAGCCAGACTGTCTATGAAGATGCAGCGTGTCAAAGATAAACTGGACTCTGTTCTA GAACCATCTCGGAGCTCCTCTGCTGTGGAACACCTGTATGAGCAA GTAGATAAAGCGGGCATGTATCAGATGGGGAGGAGCCTATCTCAGGAAGCTGGCCCA ATGAGCTTGAACTCGTCCCTGCCTCCTCCGTCCCTCCTGTCACCACACTCCAAACTGCAGCTGTCTAGTTCCCTCGGAGCTCAGTTCATCCCCCAGGCAACTCTCACCTCCCAGAACC GTGGTTTCAGCCCAGTGGGCCAGCATCTAGGAAGAGCTCCATCTCTCAGGCTACAGACT AGCTTCCCTGATCATCTGTCTACAGCCATTAGAGTGGACGCAGATTCCTTGGTACCAGTTCAGCAAACG gTTGTGTCTTTGTATGACTACAGTGCTACCCGGTCAGATGAGTTAACGGTACAGCGTGGTGATGTCATCCATGTGCTCTACAAAGACAACGACAACTGGTGGTTTGGACGCCTGGCTAACGGACAGCAGGGATACTTCCCAGCTACCTATGTGGCGGAAGAGC GGGATTACAACGACGAGCTGTCTCAGGCCCTAAAGGCACAGTCTGCCCTGTCTGAACAGACCGACCTATCAGTCCCCCCTTCTGAACGGACTGACCAATCAGATGGGAGGTTGACACCTACCAAG GTGTCAGCTGCCGTTGTCTCTGGGGAACTCAAGTTCATCTCGGAGCTGGATACAGACCCTGAGCAGCCTGCTGCCACCAA agtgaagaagaagaaaaagaagttAGTGAAGAAGTTAGAAGCTCCGTCATCACCACCACCGGCCACATTCTCCAACCCTGATGCCCCAGGAACGTCATCTACCAAGAGGAGGGCCTATGCTGCAGGCAGCAGACCACTGCCCCCCAGCCCCAGGAGAGGACAGTCTAACAGAGCCTTGGAGCCTGATACCTAG
- the LOC118362073 gene encoding MFS-type transporter SLC18B1-like, with the protein MNDNNMDSDQVQQTDGSTSEESISSPNQRMTRYQILTLISMASVNFSSMICYSILGPFFPNEAMKKGASQTVIGLIFGCYALCNLMGSLVLGKYIVQIGAKVMLISGLFVSSGCTILFGLLDRVPEGATFITLCFIIRSVDALGFSAAMTSSFAISAKVFPNNIATVLGSLEIFTGLGLILGPPIGGWLYQSFGYEVPFMALGCFLFLMVPFNIYILPSFAADPTKDSFFRLFTRLKIVLICFAIFTLSSGLGFLDATLSIYAIDKFDLSPGYVGLLLLGLSLPYCLASPLLGIVSDRFPSIRPWLMVLGGLSTATGFWFLGPVPILQIQSQLWLLVFMLGVIGFSLSMIAIPTFPEILNCAYENGFEEGLSTLGLVSGLFGAVWSIGMFCGPTLGGFTTQQLSFEWAASVQGGLAFLAAFFLGIYFLCQGTRQRRAPQIKRKIPSDERTRLLS; encoded by the exons ATGAATGACAACAATATGGATTCTGATCAAGTTCAACAAACAG ATGGCAGCACATCAGAAGAATCAATAAGTAGTCCTAATCAAAGGATGACAAGATATCAGATCCTTACATTGATATCAATGGCATCTGTCAACTTCAGCTCAATGATCTGCTACTCTATACTGGGGCCATTCTTCCCCAACGAG GCCATGAAAAAAGGAGCCAGTCAGACTGTCATCGGACTTATATTTGGCTGCTATGCTCTGTGCAATCTGATGGGCTCTTTAGTACTGGGTAAATAT ATTGTCCAGATTGGGGCAAAGGTCATGCTAATTTCAGGCTTATTCGTATCATCGGGGTGCACCATTCTCTTTGG CTTACTCGACCGAGTTCCTGAGGGAGCTACTTTTATTACTTTGTGCTTTATCATAAGGTCTGTTGATGCTCTCGGCTTCAGTGCTGCAATGACTTCTTCTTTTGCAATTTCGGCAAAAGTTTTCCCCAACAACATAGCAACTGTTCTG GGTAGTTTGGAGATCTTTACAGGGCTGGGTCTGATACTGGGACCACCAATAGGTGGATGGCTGTATCAGTCTTTTGGATACGAAGTCCCTTTCATGGCTCTGGGATGCTTTCTATTTCTTATGGTCCCCTTCAACATCTACATCTTACCAAGCTTTG CTGCTGATCCTACCAAGGACTCCTTCTTCAGGCTGTTCACACGTCTGAAGATAGTCCTCATTTGCTTTGCCATATTCACCCTGAGCTCTGGACTTGGCTTTCTGGATGCAACCTTGTCCATATATGCCATTGATAAG TTTGACCTCTCTCCAGGTTATGTGGGTCTTCTCTTGCTTGGCCTGTCGTTGCCTTACTGTCTGGCCTCACCTCTGCTTGGTATCGTTAGTGACAGGTTTCCT TCCATAAGGCCATGGCTGATGGTGCTAGGAGGCTTGTCTACAGCAACTGGTTTCTGGTTCTTAGGTCCTGTCCCCATTCTGCAGATACAGAG TCAGCTGTGGCTGTTGGTCTTCATGCTGGGTGTCATAGGATTCTCTCTAAGCATGATTGCCATACCCACCTTCCCTGAAATACTCAACTGTGCATA TGAAAATGGATTTGAGGAGGGGCTGAGCACTCTCGGACTGGTGTCTGGATTGTTTGGAGCAGTGTGGTCCATTGG AATGTTTTGTGGTCCAACGCTCGGTGGCTTCACCACACAGCAGCTGAGCTTTGAGTGGGCTGCTTCTGTTCAAGGAGGCCTGGCCTTTTTAGCC gcttTCTTTCTTGGTATATATTTTCTCTGTCAAGGAACACGACAAAGAAG GGCTCCTCAGATCAAGAGGAAAATACCTTCAGATGAACGTACCCGTCTTCTGTCCTGA